GGATGTGCTTCCTGTCCACACAGATGGGCTCAGGGAGGAAAAGTGGGCAGTTCAGGTCTGCTAGCAATCTGCAACACACCGCATGGTGCAGAATAAGAAAATCCACTCATGATTGTTACATCTTACATTTTTATAGCAAGTAGATCTAGGTTTTACGTCATCCCAAGCATacttaacagaaaaataacacacaaaaaaaaaaacatcctttgtTTGGACTTACTTTGTGTCGTCTGATTGAAATGCCTGCAAGAGAAAAGGACAGTGGAAAGAAACGTGAAACGTCATGTTCACAGAATGAATTACAAGGATTTATGTGAAtctgctctgaaaaaaaaagggaaaaaacctTCAAGGTCACTTTTTTGTTCACTCACATGAAGCAttttcctgtctcttctctctttttcattaaatgaaaCAGTCACGAAGGCAGTatgctacattttcagcaagaataTTTGAAAAACCGTGAAACCTCTCAGATTCAGTAAGATGGAGAATCACCTTCCGCTCTATAAGGCCTCTAACattgtgataaaataattattttctactcgtctttttagcttttcttaATTCATTAGTTTGTGTCTCTCGGTGTGTTAGAGGAGCATTTCAATCGGACTGCAGCTCTGACCTTCACAGGAACATGTCGATTCTTCTGTTTTACAGCAAATTACGATTCCAAGATGTTATAATTATCAGTTAATTAACTGATAATTTGTACGTCTGTATATTACGGgttaattttttatcattttaaaagctaaagCACAAACATAAATTTCACTTCAGGacatacattatttttttagctgtatttacctaattttaagaaaaggaaaagccTATGAGCAGActtacataaacacaaaaagttttataaacaaCTTTCATTTAGCTGGACATACTCTTAAAGGTTCTTCTACATTTACTGAATAATTTTAGGCTTGACTATAATCATTAAGATCTGATATCCAAACCTTCCCAGATAAATGGTTttgaagttaatttttttaacttctacTGACTCCTATTTGCAAACTATGGCTTTAGTTAAAAGTGGAAAATGCCAGAGATATTCATGTGAGATGGTTAAACTGGCATAGTGTACATCTTGATTCTGAACTTTAAATGGAGGACTGTTTTggaaagtcaaagtcaaagaGTGTGTGAACGTACGCGGTCAATTTCTTGccatttcttttagttttttttaaatttccctcCAACagacttgtggaaaaagttacattttatacCAGAGATACCTTACGTCTTACCAGGGTTGTGTAAATGATTTATATCCACTGGATAGGCTCAGCCGTGTGACTGTCAATGTTTCACCAGCTGAGCAGATGCAGGTAAGGGCTAATCTGTACTCTTTCCTCTGCCTCCGATTATTTGAATCTGTCGCCGTATGTATCTTGACCGGTGCAGTCAGAAGGATGGACGCACAAATGATccaaaatgtgtgtatttttcacTGATCGCTGTGAGTTAATCAAACAGAAGCTCTGAAGCTTGGagtgagtttgttttttatgactgtCTCTTTTTAAGCCTGCCATAAACCCAGTGACTCGcgtcttcttctcctcttcatcCCCCTCTCTCGTCATCACTAATTATGATGTCGGGGTTTCTCTAGGGATGGCATTGAAGCATGCGTTGCATTTCAACTTGAGCCTGAAAAATTCACAATTTCCTTCTGTCTCTGAACATCCAGCTAACATgcacaatttggaggtgtgCGCACCTCCTCTTACAAACGGAGtgcaaatgcaaatgcaaatacaaatgcaagacagccaaacatttattattacgAAGACTGAGGATTGTTCGCTTCAGCTGTTTGGTAACATCATTCTGGCCTCAGCTGGAGAAGCGGCAGGACGCCAGGTATAGCGGCTACATGGCTAATAAATTTTTTGGCGGTCAGCTTCGCTGGTGTTGTTGTGACAAGATTGTGGTTTTGGCAGGAGGCCAGCGTTCCTACtcctgattctgattctgatgcGGCCAATCCCTACTACTGGCTGCGCCAAGGACTATATGCTTCCACCACAACCTCCGTACTGAAATTTTGAgagtgcaaaaaacaaaacagcatcataaaatTCCCTGCAAACCAAAATTAAATGACTAGCCAGTTAATACTGTGTAAAATTGGATCCACAAGATCGATACTTTAGCTTCAGATTCCCTcttgagattttgttttatttttgtgctgtgGTTTCTCAACTCTTCcccaaaaaagattttgttttgatttcctctcaagttgtatatttttgcaatttgttCATTAagtaaaaatgcacacaaatcaCATTAGTgtgttattaaagtattttgtagataCCTATAAAGTTTATCCAAATGCTATCCTGGGTAAgtaatccaaaagaaaaaccacaaaaacaccaaaaggtcagaagtttgatgaaAGTACCGGTATTTCCGATACTGGCTCTGTATTTACTTGGCATTGGCTCAATACCAAAATATGCAGTATCACCCATCTTCTCCCATTTAATGCTTTCAAGAGGTTTTACTTGTGTTTTCGAATGTAAAGATCTTGTGCCACGCTTTTCAGCCGATTCCCACTGTTGCACTGAGTTACTGAAAGAGTCTTACCCAGATGAGCAGGAAAGGGTCGGTCTCTGCCAGCAGCAGGTTCAGGTAGCGCTGAATGTGCGCCGTCTGGCTCATGTCGTCTCTCACTTTGGCGCAGTCCTGGTGCACATGCTCTATGATCTGCTGCCTTTCCCTCTTGGTGAGCTCCTTCAGAGCCGCCACCAGCTTCTTCACCTGGGCCTGCAGGTCCGTGTCCAGCCGCTCCACCTGGCCGTCGTCCTGCTTCAGGGAGTCCTGGAGGAGGCCAGTCGTGTGATTTTTGGCCCATTTTGACACGTGGAAATGTGGAAATAATGATTCTGCTAAGTTCTAGAAGTGCAACCGATTTACTTAAACTGAAGAAAAgcgtttatttgtgtttgtctgagatgcaactaaaaaaaataaattacaatttatgGTGCGGAATAAATTAGGACTCCCCTACAGTTACCCCAAATTGAACTGGCGAAACAACATGGCAGCATCTGTCAAATCAGATGAGAccggtgtcaaacgtttgtacgttctttctgctgttttgcgCAACCAAAAGTTTCATTTGTCCCGCTATGGCTTTAAAGATTTTAACAAACGTTTctagaggtcatgaaaggtcaagcAGTCCCCACGCTTTTACAACCTCAAACACGATCTGTGACAATAAagtctgctgtgtttgtgctgaAAAAAGATGTACTTGTGCTGCTTTagttttgaagatattaattccagtttaaaggtcaaaaggtcaaccaaactttacaaaaattaaacaaaattggtgATCTGTGTTTGTGCCCATaccattttaaagatattcataataaaagtttccagaggtcaaaggtcaaccatCTGGACACCAATTTAAAGTAGTACCAGTAGactaaaaaaagtaattaattagTCGTAAATGAATAGAGttcataaaaatcacacatttattGAATGTGTGCAATAAATATTGTCATAAACAGGAGAAGAAACCTCACGCCAACTGTAAAGCACAGAGGTGGAGGTATCATGGTGTGGGAATGCCTTTATGCAGCAGGGGCTTACTTGCTCACAATCACAGCATCCACCATCAATTTTGCAGGAAAAGATGAgagtttctgtaaaaatataagCCACAGCTGAACCAGAACTGGATTCTGCAAGATGACAGCGAGCCAAAGCATCCCAGCAAATCCACCAAGAACTGAGAATTAAGAAATGGCGAGTACTGGGCTGAGTCAAAGCTCAGATCTTTATCCTTTTGGGATGTTGTGGTGTGACTTGAATCAGGCTGTAGATGTAAGAAACTCCTCAAACATCTCACGGCTGAAAgtaaagagaggagaaaaagtttCCCCGCACCCGACGTCAGAGGCTGGCGCAAACTTCTCAAAGAAGCTATTATAGCCAAAAAAAGTGAGATTATTTGAGGCAAGGGTGCACTTTTTGCTTAgctagaaaacatatttttttgtttgactttttactCGGATAAGCAtatcatgcttttttttgtaatttaagtgCAATCAAGCTTTCTTTTTCAGAGATTAGTCGTCATTGTTTGTTGATGGTGAATGAGATACGGGTGTCCTATTTTATTCACATTGTTTTGCATATaacatatttgaataaattgtGTAATTACAGACATTGATCGCCTTTCGTGACTCCTCAAATGGATTAGCCTTGTCCGGTTTGGAATAACTTAAACTGATAAGACCAAAGTCTTTATTTACCRCCATTGCAGAGTCGATGTTTTCGTGGTCTTTGAGAGCTTTCTCCCCGTCTTTTAGCTTCTTTTCTGCTTTGAGGAGGAGCGTCTGTAAGATGACCTGTAAAATCAAGATGCCATTAGAGCAACTTTACCCTCACCTGCCAAAATCcagtaaaaacatgaataacCCTTGAaccttttctacattttttttctcaatgcaGCTTTACTGGGATATTATAATATAAACAATGCATTCGTATTCGGATTATTTGAGTCAATACTTTCTTAAACCACTTTTTGTTGCAGTTGCACCTTCTAATCTACAGCTTTGATGTAACACCAGCTTTCCATATTCTTCTTTGCAACTGAATGGCCAGTTCCAGTTTTTGAATGTGCTTCAATCTAAACAAAGTGTTTTGAATACTCAAAAAGGTTATCTTAAAATCCCTGCTAAAAGAAAGTCACCCATATAATGCAATAACTCCCATTTCCCTGCGTACAATATATTGGTttgccacataaaatcctagTAATGCTTCACACATTGAAGGTTGAGGTTGTAGCATGAAACATTTTAGGAtgtttaaagggacagtgttgtgtaaaatcaacttttttgataTTTACTTCATGTAATGATGTAAATATCGTTACAAGAAGTAATGACATTACTTCATGTAATGATACATGAAGGAGTGTCTTATTGATTCTCTTGTGTACGTTTGAGCAATCTTTGAACCAAGGACCACCttataaaatattctgttctACTCTTCCATGCGTTGCTGCATTTTCCAAGCCGAGCTTCTGCATTACAGAGCCGCTCCaccactgagctccttcagactagccagaagcaattagcaaaccccTGGTGGATGCTGCGCATccgctgagctcattatatgaacCATTTCTCAGTCCAGTGCACTGACTAATGTTTGTAAGAGTTGAAGTGATGACTTGCTGGGAGCGCTGAAAACAGcaggaacttcttaaagagacagaggcccaatttcaaggcatcaagtTGCATcgaatttcttttaagtcagcAGTCTCCAGCTGCACTGGAGGGAGAGACttatgcaacttttagatatgTCCTTTTGGCCTACACACTGGAATTAAATGGTGAACCTCCCTTTCTAGTGTGAGGTTAAGCTGTACAGAGCTAATATTGGAGCAGGGCTGAAGAGGAGAGACGTTGCTGAACATCCGCCCTCGAGGGATCCAATTTGtgaccctcctattatgtttgatatatacaacatttttataactgaaggtgacataatTATTGGATTCTGCAATAAAAAGATACATATCACCCTCACACAGGGGCAGTGttgtgtaaactttttttttttcataaccaACTTTCCTGACTGGccactctcaaataaaggccactagaacACCGGGAATAACCTtgaaagaaagataaaacaCGTAACACTGCCCTGTCACCCAGCTCACCTTCAGGTCCTCCTCCACCTGCCTCAGCGGCTTCACCTTGTGCAGCGCGTGCGCCCCCTCCAGCAGGCAGTCCCCGCAGACGTACACCCGCTCGTCCACGCAGTAGTAGCGGAAGACCTCCGCGTGTGCCGGACACCTTCGCTGGGACAGGTCCCCCAGCGGCTCCACCAGCAGGTGGGAGCTGAACGCCGGCCTCTCCAGATGGGGCCGAAGGTGGTCGGCACAGAGCGACACCTCGCACCTCAAGCAGGTCTTTACGGCCATCGGGGGCCGACTGTCCTCCGCCTGCAGAGGGCAGCAGTCGCACAGGACTTCGCCGTGCTCCTCCTGACACTGGGGGCAGGTGAAGCGACCCTTTCCATCCCCCTGAGCGCTCCAGGCCTCACGGATGCAGGCGGGGCAGAAGCTGTGGCCGCAAGGTAGAGGGTGGGCCTGGCTGAAGCTGTCTCGGCAAACGGAGCAGGTGAGCTCTTCGTCCAAAGACGCCATGGAAGCTCAGAAGGTGATGCCTAATGGGGGCTACGAGGTAAAAGATAGGCCCGAAACAGAGCAGAGCACACAAGTGACTTGGAAGACAATCAGTgaagcagaaaattaaattaaaaacagtgtttctcttTGAGGCTCAAATAAAGAACTATCTGCACCGGTTACATGTCCGTGCTTCATGTAACAGCATTAGAGGGACAAGAGGGAAGCCTTTGATTAGTGCCAACTGTTCACTCAAACCAGTAATCCTGTCTACTGGGATTTTGCCTACTCCGCTCTAAGATTAGATCACCGAacagtaaataaaccaaatcacCATAAAAACAGATGGAAGGATGACACAATaacagaaagataaaatgatGTAAACTTAAACACAAATCTGCTCTTACTTGTGAACGGACATCCTTAACTTGGCATTACAAGACCACCAATGTACCAAAGAAgtcagtgaaaaacaaacatacaacagcagatggagacaaaaccgaaactgttttttttttttttttaatctaagcAAGCGTGAAATGAGTAAAACACTAACCTCAAATGAACATTAAGTCATTAAGCTGCTGCGGTGGAAAGATCAGGAGATCATCCTCGACACCTCGTCCTGATTTTTTCTACTCGCTTCCTATAgattgtcttttgttttaactcCCATATCCCCATATGGGCTTCTTAATTATAAATAAGAGAATCAaaaggaaacaataaaacactctCCTTACTTGCTGGTGTTACTGGACTACTGCCATCAGCCGAAGGCAGCTGGTATGTTGACTAATCCCAACTGATTCAAGGCAGACGGAGAGGTCACCTGACCCTGAGACGGGAGGAGGTGAAGGGTTGTCACTAGGTAAGGTTAAAGACAAACAGATTTGCTGTTTGTGGAAGAGTTTTTCTCCCTGATTTCAATTAATTCTGGTTATACAGTGCAAAAGCATTCCTAGCGTTTtaaggctttttctttttttttttttacgtcacaGCTCCAgaccttaatgtattttaatgtgatGGAGGAACATAAAGCAGTGGagctaaataaaagtttgtccTGCTATTTTTAGACTGCAGACTTGAGACTGGAAGGACTTTCACCTTCTAGTGAGTGCTATGTGTCTCACTAGAAGGTGAGACACGTAGCATTTGCGGAATACCAAAAAAAATTGTCGATTTTTCATTGCCTACTTCAAAATCAAACACACTAAGATGTTCGTACCTTTTTAACAATTAGCACAAAAACCTAAAAGATCATTCCAAGACTTGATGATATTGAAGTGAAAAGGAGGCATACTTTAAGTCAAACACACTGTTTCCTTTTGAGATCATGGAAAATCAAGAAATCTGTAAGAAAGCAGTTGTAAATGCATCAAAAggtgtttctgcatgtttcagaGAGGCTAAATAGAAATGCACACAACTCTTGTTGTGAAAACCGTGCATATTTTCTTGGATTTCCTGGCTTTGTGCAATGTTGTGCTTGTCATTTACATCTCTGCTCAGTCAAAAGATTGAGGATTGCCGTAATAAtgtaaaatgacataaaaagataaaggcaggatataaactttttttttacatgtcacACTTAAAAAACCTCCCTTCTCAAGGTTCATCATACATTCAATCCATTTGTACCGAAAAAGCTCCATGCTATTATAAGAACCTTTCTCTGCTTTGAGAAAATAATTGCACAGGCATTATTTAGGCTTGTTAAAAAATGTCCTTCACACAGTTCTTTTATAATAAAAAGTGCAAACTCAGTCAAGGCTGAGTTTAATAAGTTAGATGTTTAAAGGTGCAAAAAAAGAACGGCTCTCAAACTCCCAAGGCTGGAAAAGAGTTCCGTAAAGCAAGAAAGGCTGAATCTGAGAGACTTAGtgtcagggtctgtgttttttccccttttgtgtCCTGGTTTATTTCctttagttgttgttgtttttttttttttttttttttttttttttttttttttaccactggTCTCTGAGCCGCTATCCCTCGGACATCCACGAGATGTCACCCATGTGCCACCCCTGGAAAGCGGCGGGGTTCTACCTGTGCGCACACCGGCAGCTTGTTTACAGGGAATGAGCCCTGGATATAAGCAGCAGCGTCACTCCTTCTCaccgcctgagtgtttgctcaCCTCGGTACTGAACGCTCCAGAGATAGGCCCTCTGTGATTCCTCGCTGTTCGCTAACTCTTTGTTGTCTTCCTCGTCAGATATCCAGTTGTCTCCCCGTCGTTCCCAGAGACCAGTTTCCCCGGGTTGTGTGAGTCTGTCTCCCCGCTGTGGATCACCTACCTCCTGTGTCTCTCCCCGACGCTACCGGTGTTACCGGTTAGACGCCACCCCTCGTGTGTTCATCTTTCCCTCTTCGTGGATCCTTCTCCGGTGGAATCCCCTTCGGAGCGTKCCGGGTCAGGAGACCCACGTCCGAACCTCACCGGAGAAAAGAAAGTACAGGAACCAGAAACCTACGCCGCCATCACTGTCCGCTCTCCAACGAGCTCTAAACTAACACTGACCAGCCGATAACCCATCTTCCTCAAGTAAGCCCTCTCTCTGTTGAATTCCGGACACCATCTTCCACGCAGTGCCTAACGTTGTGTCTCTCATCGGCAGTAGAAGACCTGGTCCTTCATCCCAGTATTCTCCACCCTTCCCCTGActtca
The Poecilia reticulata strain Guanapo linkage group LG17, Guppy_female_1.0+MT, whole genome shotgun sequence DNA segment above includes these coding regions:
- the trim110 gene encoding E3 ubiquitin-protein ligase TRIM11; amino-acid sequence: MASLDEELTCSVCRDSFSQAHPLPCGHSFCPACIREAWSAQGDGKGRFTCPQCQEEHGEVLCDCCPLQAEDSRPPMAVKTCLRCEVSLCADHLRPHLERPAFSSHLLVEPLGDLSQRRCPAHAEVFRYYCVDERVYVCGDCLLEGAHALHKVKPLRQVEEDLKVILQTLLLKAEKKLKDGEKALKDHENIDSAMXDSLKQDDGQVERLDTDLQAQVKKLVAALKELTKRERQQIIEHVHQDCAKVRDDMSQTAHIQRYLNLLLAETDPFLLIWAFQSDDTKLLADLNCPLFLPEPICVDRKHILEDIEGKYREFITSTLRCLSELKRELLTSPLSLDTNSAHPLLSISDDLRSVMRVKSRLPCAAHPERFDHWPQVLTVQTFSSGTHYWELEAEGFWDVAVCYRSIGRKGKEGNAFGNNKVSWSLTQQHDKKLSAWHNRRKTRLTYQMVGNRVAVAVDYSSGTITFSEVGPSNTLIHLHTFSTSFAQPVCLGFGLYKAELKSRISVVKV